The genome window GTGGCAACGCATATGCTGGGACCTAAGCGTAGCAGTGCTGTAAAAGACGCTGCCTGGGAAAGTGGTATCGAGTCGGTAGGTGACGCGCGTACGCCAATCTCTTACAAATACTTCATGACGGCCATCCTTTTCGTGCTTTTTGATGTGGAAATCATCTTTATGTACCCTTGGGCGGTTAACTTCAGAGAGTTTGGTGTAGATGGTTTCCTGCAGATGCTTCTATTCCTTGGCCTGTTAATGTCGGGCTTCTTCTACGTGCTGAAGAAGGGTATTCTGAAGTGGGAATAGATTAAACTTTTACAAGAACAATATTGTTAGAGCAAAGGGCCAAAACAGGCCATTTTGTACAACAAAATTCAACTCTGAAATGAGCGATTCTAATAATACAGATATAAAAATGGCAGATGCCCCGGAAGGTTATATCGGTGCGGGCTTTTTTGCAACATCCTTTGAAAAAGTAATTGGTCTGGCCCGTGCAAACTCGCTTTGGCCTTTGCCTTTTGCTACATCTTGCTGCGGTATCGAGTTTATGGCTACCATGGGCTCGCATTACGATATTTCACGTTTCGGTTCTGAACGACCTAGCTTCTCGCCTCGCCAGGCAGATATCCTGCTGGTAATGGGAACTATAGCTAAGAAAATGGGACCGGTTGTAAAGCAGGTGTATGAGCAGATGTCAGAGCCGCGCTGGGTAGTAGCTGTTGGTGCCTGTGCTTCGTCAGGTGGTATTTTCGATACTTACTCTGTGTTACAGGGTATCGACCGTGTAGTACCAGTTGATGTGTATGTACCTGGTTGCCCGCCACGTCCGGAGCAGATTTTGGATGGACTGATGCGTGTGCAGGATCTAGCTAAAAACGAATCACTTCGCCGCCGCAACTCTCCAGAATATCAGGCTCTTTTAGAATCTTACAATATTAAATAAGCATCATGGAGCTTACGAACGAAAACGTACTCGGTAAGATCATCGAACAGTTTGGGGAAGAGAACATCACGGATGCAGTAAATCCGGATGGCATCATGACGTTCCAGACGAACCGCCAGACCATTCATGAGCTGATAAAATACCTGCGCGACGATGAGAAGTTGCAGATCAGTTTCCTGACCACGATGTGCGGTATTCATTACCCGGAGCAAAAAGACAGAGAGCTTTGCATGATGTACCAGCTGCATAGCCTGCGTCATAATTACCGTCTTCGCATTAAGGTATACTTCCCGATCTCGGACCCGGTAATGCCTACCCTGACGGACCTTTACGCTACTGCCAACTGGATGGAGCGCGAAGCTTACGACTTCTACGGCATTGTATTCGCTGGTCACCCGAACCTTATCCGCATCCTGAATGTGGAAGACATGGAGTACCACCCGATGCTGAGACAATATCCGCTGGAAGATCAGACAAGAGAAGATAAAGTAAACACGTTTTTCGGACGTTAAGCCAGTACTGTCGCCCTTTTATACCTGGCGGCTATACTTTAGAAGCATATTATGGCTACTGAAACTAAAACAGTTGAACTTGATGGATTAGACCAGTTCCGCGAGAACCTGGATCTGAAACTACAAGATAAACATAACGAGAACTTAACCACGCTGAACCTGGGGCCCACGCACCCGGCTACGCATGGTATTTTCCAGAACATCCTGCAGATGGATGGTGAGAAGATCGTGGACGCTGTGCCAACGATCGGATATATTCACCGTGCATTTGAGAAGATAGCAGAGCGTCGTCCGTTCTACCAGATCACGCCGCTTACCGACCGCATGAACTACTGCTCATCTCCTATCAATAACATGGGATATCACATGACGGTAGAAAAGCTGCTCGGTATAGAGATACCGAAGCGTGCGCAATACATCCGTGTGATCATGATGGAGCTGGCCCGTATTTCGGACCACCTGATCTGTAACTCTATCCTGGGTGTGGACTCTGGTGCGTTTACCGGCTTCCTGTACGTGATGCAGGAGCGTGAGCATATCTATGACATTTACGAAGAAGTTTGCGGTGCCCGCCTGACTACGAACATGGGTCGTATCGGTGGCATGGAACGCGACCTTTCTCCGAAGGCATTGTACCTGATCGGTGAGTTCCTGAAGCGCTTCCCTAAAGTATGGGCAGAGTTCGAGAAAATGCTTACCCGCAACCGTATCTTCGTTGACAGAACTACGGATGTTGGAGCTATCTCAGCAGAGCGTGCCTTGAGCTACGGCTTTACTGGTCCTAACCTGCGTGCTGCCGGTGTGGATTATGATGTTCGTGTAATGAACCCATACTCTTCTTATGAAGATTTCGATTTCGAAATTCCAGTAGGAAGCAAAGGCGATACTTACGACAGATTCCTGGTTCGTAACGCTGAAGTATGGGAAAGCTTAAAGATCATCGAGCAGGCGTACAAAAACCTGCCGGAAGGTTCTTACCACGCAGATGCGCCTCATTACTACTTACCTCCAAAGCAGGAAGTATACCGCAACATGGAAGCCCTGATCTATCACTTTAAAATTGTGATGGGTGAGATTGACGCTCCGGTTGGTGAAGTATACCATTCAGTAGAGGGTGGTAACGGTGAACTTGGCTTCTACCTGATATCTGATGGTGGCCGCACACCTTACCGTCTACACTTCCGTCGTCCTTGCTTTATTTATTACCAGGCTTATACTGAGATGATCAAAGGTGGTCAGCTGGCTGATGCTATCCTGACACTGAGTAGCCTGAACGTTATTGCCGGCGAGCTCGACGCTTAATACATTTAACATTTACCATTTAACATTGATCAGTGATCAATGACATAAATAAAATGGCAGAGACTATAAACGAAGTAAAGTTTTCTGATGCAGGCATGGCCGAGATCCAGCGCTACATCAGCCATTACCCAGAAGGACGTCAGAAATCCGCTATTCTACCTATCATGCACGTGGCACAGGCAGAATTTGGCTGCTGGCTGAGCCCACAGGTAATGGATAAAATTGCCGAAATCCTGAACATTCAGCCGATCGAAGTATACGAGGTGGCTACGTTCTACACTATGTTCAACCTGAAGCCGGTTGGCAAGCACGTGCTGGAAGTATGCCGTACAGGCCCTTGCTGCCTGCGTGGCGCTGACCAGATGATCGACATGATCAAGGAGAAGCTGAACATTGAAGAAGGTGAAACAACTGCCGACGGTATGTTTACCCTGAAGCCGGTAGAATGCCTTGCTTCATGTGGCACAGGCCCGATGCTGCAGGTGCGCGAAACGTATTACGAAAACCTGGACTCAGAAGAAAAGCTGGACCAGTTCCTGGAGACACTGCGCAACACCGAGGTAGAAACACCTTATCATCAGAAGTAATTTTTGACTAACAAAGTAGCGTGCAAGTATAAAAGCCGCTGCTGAGTTATATATCCTGCTACAATGGGAATTAAAATATTAACCGAACATATAAACGTACCAGGCATCGAGACCCTGGAAGTATATCGTAAGCATGGCGGCTACCGCTCGGTAGAAAAAGCCCTGAAAACGATGACTCCGGACGAGGTGGTGGAAGAAGTGAAAACATCAGGCCTGCGTGGTCGTGGTGGTGCCGGCTTCCCTACTGGTATGAAGTGGAGCTTCCTGGCTAAACCAGAAGGTATTCCGCGTTACCTAGTTTGCAACGCCGATGAGTCTGAGCCCGGAACTTTCAAGGACCGTGTGTTCATGCAGAAAAATCCGCATGCATTGATTGAAGGTATGATCACGTCGAGCTACGCGCTGGGTGCGAACACATCTTATATCTATATCCGTGGCGAGTTGATGTTTGTGCTGCGCATACTGGAGAAAGCTATTGCAGAAGCATATGCAGCCGGTTTGCTGGGCAAAAACATACTTGGCTCTGGCTACGACCTGGACCTGCACGTAGCTCCGGGTGGTGGCGCTTATATCTGCGGTGAAGAAACTGCATTGCTGGAATCATTGGAAGGTAAGCGTGGTAACCCACGTAACAAGCCACCATTCCCGGCTGTGAAAGGTTTGTTTGCTTCACCAACGGTAGTGAACAACGTGGAATCTATCGCTTCTGTGCCCTGGATAGTGAACAACGGTGGTGCGGAGTATGCGAAGATCGGTATCGGTAGAAGTACAGGTACCAAACTGATCTCCGCCAGCGGTAACATCAACAACCCGGGCGTTTACGAGATTGAGCTGGGTGTTCCGGTTGAAGAATTCATTTATTCTGACGAATACTGTGGCGGTATCTGGAAAGGCAAGCAACTAAAGGCAGTAGTACCGGGTGGTTCTTCTGTTCCGATTCTGCCTGCTAATCTTATACTTAAAACTGCTGCCGGCGAAGATCGCCTGATGTCTTATGAGTCACTATCTGACGGTGGTTTTATAAGCGGTTCGATGCTGGGTTCTGGTGCATTTATAGTTTTTGATGAAGACCAGTGCATTGTGCGTAACACGTGGAACTATGCAAGATTCTATCACCATGAGTCTTGTGGCCAGTGTAGCCCATGCCGTGAAGGTACAGGCTGGATGGAAAAAGTATTACACCGCATCGAGTATGGCCACGGTCATCAGCAGGATATAGACCTGTTGGTAAGTGTAGCCAAGCAAATTGAAGGTAATACGATCTGTCCGCTTGGCGATGCAGCAGCATGGCCGGTAGCCAGTGCTATCCGTCATTTCCGTGAGGAGTTCGAGTGGCACATCAGGCATCCGAAAGAAGCAACTTTGCCGGGTGCTGTGTACAGAGGCCAGCTTGCAGAAATTACAGCTTAAGAAAATTTACCCGCTATAGTTTGGCGGATTAAAAAAGCACGATTTATAGTTGTGCATCAATACAGAAATTAAAATGGCTAAAATAACATTCGATGGCATTGAGGTAGAGGTAGAAGATGGAACTACCATTCTTCAGGCTGCCAGAAAAATTGGGGGCAGTGTAGTGCCGCCTGCCATGTGTTACTATACTCCACTTAAAGGTAGTGGCGGTAAGTGCCGTGTGTGCCTTGTAAAAGTAACGCAGGGTTCTGCCAAAGATCCACGCCCTATGCCTAAACTGGTTGCTTCGTGTATTACGCCGGTACAGGATGGCATGGTGGTAGAAAATACGACTAACGAAGACGTACTGAACGCCCGTAAAGGCATCGTGGAAATGCTGTTGATCAACCACCCGCTGGATTGCCCTATCTGCGACCAGGCCGGTGAGTGTAACCTGCAGGACCTTTCTTACGAGCATGGTGTAAATGCTACGCGTTACGAAGAAGAGCGCCGTACTTTCAATAAAGTAGACTTAGGTCCTTACATCCAGCTGCACATGTCGCGTTGCATTCTGTGCTACCGTTGTGTGTATACTGCTGACCAGATTACTCCGGAGCGTGTGCATGGTGTATTAGGCCGTGGTGATGCTGCTGAGATCGGTACTTACATTGAGAACGTGATCGATAACGAATTCTCTGGTAACGTGATCGATGTGTGCCCTGTTGGTGCGCTTACAGACAAGACATGGCGCTTTAAAAACCGTGTTTGGTTTACGAAGCCGTTGGATGCACACCGCGATTGCCCTACCTGCTCAGGTAAAGTAACGCTTTGGACACGTGGCGAAGAAGTATTGCGTGTAACAGCCCGCAAAGATCAGTACAGCGAGGTAGAAGAGTTTATCTGTAACACCTGCCGTTTCGATAAGAAGGAAACCAAAGACTGGACAATTGAAGGCCCACGCCATATCGAGCGTAGCTCAGTTATCTCGGCTAACCATTACGAACTGCCGGTTCTGAACGTGCCAATTGTACCAAACTTACCAAGTTCTACTAAGAAAAAGCTGCCACAGCACTAACATATGGAGTCTGTAGACCTAATCTATAAAGCCATTTACATACTGGTAATTTTCGGTATCACACTACTGATCGCTACCTACTCAACTTACTTTGAGCGTAAAATAGCGGCCTTTATCCAGGACCGTGTTGGTCCGAACCGTGCAGGTCCGTTTGGTTTGCTGCAGCCGCTTGCCGATGCCGGTAAACTATTCTTCAAAGAAGAATTTATCCCTGCAAAAGCAAATAAGGCCCTGTTTATACTTGGTCCGGGTATAGCCATGCTGGTAGCAACTATGTCGAGTGCGGTAATTCCGTTTGGCGATATGCTTATAGTTGGTGGCCGCGAAATATGGCTGCAGGCTATTGAAGTAAACATCGGGGTGCTTTATGTATTTGGTATTGTATCGCTGGGGGTTTATGGTTTGATGATCGGTGGATGGGCTTCTAACAACAAATTCTCGTTGCTGGGCGCTATACGTGCGGCTTCTCAGAACATCAGTTACGAACTGGCCATGGGTCTGTCGCTTATCGCTATCCTGATGATGACAGGTTCGCTTTCGTTAAGAGAGATTGCAGAGCAGCAGCAGGGCTTTAACTGGAATATCTGGTATCAGCCGCTTGGCTTTATCATCTTCCTGGTATGTGCTTTTGCTGAAACCAACCGTACGCCATTCGACTTACCAGAATCCGAAGCAGAACTTATTGGTGGTTACCACACTGAGTATGGCTCCATGAAACTGGGTATGTACCTTTTTGCAGAGTATATCAACATCTTTGT of Pontibacter deserti contains these proteins:
- a CDS encoding NADH-quinone oxidoreductase subunit A, with protein sequence METTVNQYLPSDYLPILIQFAAALGFVIFALVATHMLGPKRSSAVKDAAWESGIESVGDARTPISYKYFMTAILFVLFDVEIIFMYPWAVNFREFGVDGFLQMLLFLGLLMSGFFYVLKKGILKWE
- a CDS encoding NADH-quinone oxidoreductase subunit B, which produces MSDSNNTDIKMADAPEGYIGAGFFATSFEKVIGLARANSLWPLPFATSCCGIEFMATMGSHYDISRFGSERPSFSPRQADILLVMGTIAKKMGPVVKQVYEQMSEPRWVVAVGACASSGGIFDTYSVLQGIDRVVPVDVYVPGCPPRPEQILDGLMRVQDLAKNESLRRRNSPEYQALLESYNIK
- a CDS encoding NADH-quinone oxidoreductase subunit C, coding for MELTNENVLGKIIEQFGEENITDAVNPDGIMTFQTNRQTIHELIKYLRDDEKLQISFLTTMCGIHYPEQKDRELCMMYQLHSLRHNYRLRIKVYFPISDPVMPTLTDLYATANWMEREAYDFYGIVFAGHPNLIRILNVEDMEYHPMLRQYPLEDQTREDKVNTFFGR
- the nuoD gene encoding NADH dehydrogenase (quinone) subunit D; amino-acid sequence: MATETKTVELDGLDQFRENLDLKLQDKHNENLTTLNLGPTHPATHGIFQNILQMDGEKIVDAVPTIGYIHRAFEKIAERRPFYQITPLTDRMNYCSSPINNMGYHMTVEKLLGIEIPKRAQYIRVIMMELARISDHLICNSILGVDSGAFTGFLYVMQEREHIYDIYEEVCGARLTTNMGRIGGMERDLSPKALYLIGEFLKRFPKVWAEFEKMLTRNRIFVDRTTDVGAISAERALSYGFTGPNLRAAGVDYDVRVMNPYSSYEDFDFEIPVGSKGDTYDRFLVRNAEVWESLKIIEQAYKNLPEGSYHADAPHYYLPPKQEVYRNMEALIYHFKIVMGEIDAPVGEVYHSVEGGNGELGFYLISDGGRTPYRLHFRRPCFIYYQAYTEMIKGGQLADAILTLSSLNVIAGELDA
- a CDS encoding NADH-quinone oxidoreductase subunit NuoE family protein, producing the protein MAETINEVKFSDAGMAEIQRYISHYPEGRQKSAILPIMHVAQAEFGCWLSPQVMDKIAEILNIQPIEVYEVATFYTMFNLKPVGKHVLEVCRTGPCCLRGADQMIDMIKEKLNIEEGETTADGMFTLKPVECLASCGTGPMLQVRETYYENLDSEEKLDQFLETLRNTEVETPYHQK
- the nuoF gene encoding NADH-quinone oxidoreductase subunit NuoF — protein: MGIKILTEHINVPGIETLEVYRKHGGYRSVEKALKTMTPDEVVEEVKTSGLRGRGGAGFPTGMKWSFLAKPEGIPRYLVCNADESEPGTFKDRVFMQKNPHALIEGMITSSYALGANTSYIYIRGELMFVLRILEKAIAEAYAAGLLGKNILGSGYDLDLHVAPGGGAYICGEETALLESLEGKRGNPRNKPPFPAVKGLFASPTVVNNVESIASVPWIVNNGGAEYAKIGIGRSTGTKLISASGNINNPGVYEIELGVPVEEFIYSDEYCGGIWKGKQLKAVVPGGSSVPILPANLILKTAAGEDRLMSYESLSDGGFISGSMLGSGAFIVFDEDQCIVRNTWNYARFYHHESCGQCSPCREGTGWMEKVLHRIEYGHGHQQDIDLLVSVAKQIEGNTICPLGDAAAWPVASAIRHFREEFEWHIRHPKEATLPGAVYRGQLAEITA
- a CDS encoding 2Fe-2S iron-sulfur cluster-binding protein, giving the protein MAKITFDGIEVEVEDGTTILQAARKIGGSVVPPAMCYYTPLKGSGGKCRVCLVKVTQGSAKDPRPMPKLVASCITPVQDGMVVENTTNEDVLNARKGIVEMLLINHPLDCPICDQAGECNLQDLSYEHGVNATRYEEERRTFNKVDLGPYIQLHMSRCILCYRCVYTADQITPERVHGVLGRGDAAEIGTYIENVIDNEFSGNVIDVCPVGALTDKTWRFKNRVWFTKPLDAHRDCPTCSGKVTLWTRGEEVLRVTARKDQYSEVEEFICNTCRFDKKETKDWTIEGPRHIERSSVISANHYELPVLNVPIVPNLPSSTKKKLPQH
- the nuoH gene encoding NADH-quinone oxidoreductase subunit NuoH, with the translated sequence MESVDLIYKAIYILVIFGITLLIATYSTYFERKIAAFIQDRVGPNRAGPFGLLQPLADAGKLFFKEEFIPAKANKALFILGPGIAMLVATMSSAVIPFGDMLIVGGREIWLQAIEVNIGVLYVFGIVSLGVYGLMIGGWASNNKFSLLGAIRAASQNISYELAMGLSLIAILMMTGSLSLREIAEQQQGFNWNIWYQPLGFIIFLVCAFAETNRTPFDLPESEAELIGGYHTEYGSMKLGMYLFAEYINIFVASAVMATLYFGAYNFPFMVELEAWLANALDNAVTANNIVTLLGVGVMFAKIFLFIFFFMWVRWTLPRFRYDQLMKLGWQILIPLAILNVVLTGGAILLKDTLF